The Acidobacteriota bacterium genomic interval TCGGCGGGGCCGAAGCGAAAATGCTTCAGCCACAGAGGTGAGTAGATCAGTTGGAGAATCCACACGCCCAGAACCACGAGCCACAGCTCGGTGCGGCTGAAAGAAGCGAACAGACCCAGGCCGTAACTGCCGTAAAAGAGGGTGGTGCACAGTACCGTATGCATCAGGTAGTTGGTGAAGGCCATGCGTCCCACCGCCGCCAGGCGGTCCTTGAGGCCCTGACCCAGCGACGACTTGCAGAAGAGCATGACCAGGCCGACGTGTCCCAGAGCCACAGGCAGGCTGGCGAAGTAGTTGATGTAGATGTCGCCTCCGAAGAGCTTGAAGAGATCGTAATCGTTCTCCGTCAACACGTTGATGCTCCACACCACGAAGGGCAGGCCCAGCAGATAGCCTCCAATCGTCAGGCGCAGGTAGGCCGCCCGCGAAAGGGCGGCTGAGAAGACGCCCCATTTCATCAGGGCCATGCCCAGCAGCATCAGTCCTCCGGCCCTCCAGAGTCCAAAAGTAAACAACCCGATCACAAGTGTTTGGAGGGCGGTGGGAGCCCGATGAATGAGCTGCTCGAGGTAGGTGCCGTTGCGATAAATCTCGATCTCTTCTTGCAGCTTGGCCGGATCGGGACTGATGGCCTTCTGGGTCTGGATCCACGTCTGCTTGAGCTGCTTCTGCGTCTCGGACAACTCTTCCCCGGCTTCCAGCTTCTCGACCGCCTGTTGGTGCTGGGAGCGCAACAAGTCGAAATAGATCGCCTGCAGCGTGAAGATGCCGACAAAGCCCGTCACCACCAAGAGGCCCAAGACCGCCAGGGTGCGCGGACGGAAGCGCCGGAAGAAATAGATGAGGAGGCCGCAACTGCCGTAGACGAAGAGAATGTCTCCGAACCAAAGCAGGAAGCCGTGCAGCAGGCCTATCAGCATGAGCCACAGATTGCGCCGCATCCAGACGCCGAAGATGGAACGGCCTTGGGCCTCGGCCCGGTCCCACATCAGCACCAGCCCGGCGCCGAAGAGCATGGAGAAAATGGCCATGAACTTCTGTTCGAAGAGCAGGTGGCTGATCGCCCAGGACCACCAGTCCGCCGCACTGATGGGTCCCAGCGCGACGGGATTCATGTAGAGGGTAAAGGGATAGGAGAAAGCCACGATGTTCA includes:
- a CDS encoding DUF418 domain-containing protein, with the translated sequence MNERETIVEGREVSSPEGAQPFRPVTEKHRLTSVDVLRGVALLGILTMNIVAFSYPFTLYMNPVALGPISAADWWSWAISHLLFEQKFMAIFSMLFGAGLVLMWDRAEAQGRSIFGVWMRRNLWLMLIGLLHGFLLWFGDILFVYGSCGLLIYFFRRFRPRTLAVLGLLVVTGFVGIFTLQAIYFDLLRSQHQQAVEKLEAGEELSETQKQLKQTWIQTQKAISPDPAKLQEEIEIYRNGTYLEQLIHRAPTALQTLVIGLFTFGLWRAGGLMLLGMALMKWGVFSAALSRAAYLRLTIGGYLLGLPFVVWSINVLTENDYDLFKLFGGDIYINYFASLPVALGHVGLVMLFCKSSLGQGLKDRLAAVGRMAFTNYLMHTVLCTTLFYGSYGLGLFASFSRTELWLVVLGVWILQLIYSPLWLKHFRFGPAEWLWRSLTYFKLQPMRKQSA